From Salipiger profundus, a single genomic window includes:
- a CDS encoding potassium channel family protein: MKDRFLNTLRELYEGESHRAYRFRYAVLFFDIVTILFVIVTSFTDHGRVVEGIDAVFGVLILADFIARVAIAPNRWRFLIQPVTLADMVSIVSFLAPLAGEGLGFLRVVRTLRFLHTYQLMKRLRSDFPFFRHNQDVFVAGINLVVFIFVMTGLVYATQHGRNEQIDNYADALYFTVTALTTTGFGDITLKGSLGRAISVVVMICGVTLFLRLAQVLFRPLKVRQTCQNCGLSLHDADAVHCKHCGAVIHIETEGQA, encoded by the coding sequence ATGAAAGACAGGTTTCTGAACACCCTGAGGGAACTCTACGAGGGCGAGAGCCATCGCGCCTATCGCTTTCGCTATGCCGTTCTGTTCTTCGATATCGTCACGATCCTTTTCGTGATCGTCACCTCGTTTACCGATCATGGGCGCGTGGTCGAGGGAATCGATGCGGTCTTCGGCGTGCTCATCCTTGCCGATTTCATCGCCCGCGTTGCCATCGCGCCGAACCGGTGGCGGTTCCTGATTCAGCCGGTGACGCTGGCCGACATGGTGTCCATCGTCTCGTTTCTTGCACCGCTCGCGGGCGAGGGGCTGGGGTTCCTGCGGGTGGTGCGGACGCTGCGCTTCCTGCACACCTACCAGCTGATGAAACGGCTCCGGTCCGACTTCCCGTTCTTCCGCCACAACCAGGACGTCTTCGTCGCGGGCATCAACCTCGTGGTCTTCATCTTCGTGATGACCGGGCTGGTCTATGCCACGCAGCACGGCCGCAACGAGCAGATCGACAACTATGCCGACGCGCTCTACTTCACGGTAACCGCGCTCACCACCACGGGCTTCGGCGACATCACCCTCAAGGGCTCGCTGGGACGGGCGATCTCGGTCGTGGTGATGATCTGCGGCGTCACCCTGTTCCTGCGGCTCGCGCAGGTGCTGTTCCGGCCGCTCAAGGTCCGGCAGACCTGCCAGAACTGCGGCCTGTCGCTGCATGACGCCGACGCGGTGCACTGCAAGCACTGCGGGGCGGTGATCCATATCGAGACCGAGGGACAGGCCTGA
- a CDS encoding NYN domain-containing protein, which produces MPEDTRLLAVLIDADNTSPKYTKAIFDELASMGEASVRRVYGDFSSQQLAGWSKISAEFGLVPHHSPANTVGKNASDIALVIDAMDLMHSNRFDGFVLVSSDSDFTRLASRLREQGLDVYGMGMQKTPDAFRKACKRFIFLENLDGAPEQKTGSTAPRPSGKLEEARNLIFTAMDAIEQEDDWYTLGQLGQFITAANPDFDTRTFGKRKLSDLVGELKVFETKRGPGNQLLVRRLD; this is translated from the coding sequence GTGCCCGAAGACACCCGCCTGCTCGCCGTCCTGATCGACGCCGACAACACCTCGCCGAAATACACCAAGGCCATCTTCGATGAGCTTGCCTCGATGGGCGAGGCCAGCGTGCGGCGCGTCTACGGCGACTTCTCCAGCCAGCAGCTGGCCGGCTGGTCGAAGATCTCCGCCGAATTCGGGCTGGTGCCGCATCACTCCCCGGCGAACACGGTGGGCAAGAACGCCTCCGACATCGCGCTGGTGATCGACGCGATGGACCTCATGCATTCGAACCGCTTCGACGGCTTCGTGCTGGTCAGCTCGGACAGCGATTTCACCCGGCTTGCCAGCCGCCTGCGCGAGCAGGGGCTCGACGTCTACGGCATGGGCATGCAGAAGACGCCCGACGCCTTCCGCAAGGCCTGCAAGCGGTTCATCTTCCTCGAGAACCTCGACGGCGCGCCCGAGCAGAAGACCGGCAGCACCGCGCCGCGGCCCAGCGGCAAGCTCGAAGAGGCGCGCAACCTCATATTCACCGCGATGGATGCCATCGAGCAGGAAGACGACTGGTACACGCTGGGCCAGCTCGGGCAGTTCATCACCGCCGCCAATCCCGACTTCGACACCCGCACCTTCGGCAAACGCAAGCTGTCGGATCTCGTCGGCGAGCTGAAGGTCTTCGAGACCAAGCGCGGCCCGGGCAACCAGCTTCTTGTCCGGCGCCTCGACTAG
- a CDS encoding TetR/AcrR family transcriptional regulator: MPASTVTVRRGRKYDQVLKGAREVFLRDGFEGASVDDISRAAGVSKATLYSYFPDKRLLFMEMASTQCRMQADEALVTIDLSQPPQVVLPQVGRTFLGFLLSEMGQRVFRICVAESDRFPELGAEFYRCGPMRMHREVKRYLGEAQARGEIRVEDSGLAADQFTELCKADLWSKFVFGVQTSFSEAEIGRVVDGAVTTFLARYGARPD, translated from the coding sequence ATGCCGGCCAGCACGGTCACCGTCCGGCGTGGACGCAAATACGACCAGGTCCTGAAGGGCGCCCGCGAGGTCTTCCTGCGCGACGGCTTCGAAGGCGCGAGCGTCGACGACATCTCCCGCGCGGCGGGGGTCTCCAAGGCCACGCTCTACAGCTACTTTCCCGACAAGCGCCTGCTGTTCATGGAGATGGCGAGCACCCAGTGCAGGATGCAGGCCGACGAAGCGCTGGTGACGATTGACCTGTCGCAGCCGCCGCAGGTCGTGTTGCCGCAAGTGGGGCGCACCTTCCTCGGCTTCCTGCTGTCGGAGATGGGCCAGCGCGTCTTCCGCATCTGCGTCGCCGAGTCGGACCGCTTCCCCGAGCTCGGCGCCGAGTTCTACCGCTGCGGTCCGATGCGGATGCACCGCGAGGTGAAGCGCTACCTTGGCGAAGCGCAGGCCCGTGGCGAGATCCGCGTGGAGGACAGCGGCCTCGCGGCGGACCAGTTCACCGAGCTCTGCAAGGCCGATCTCTGGTCGAAGTTCGTCTTCGGTGTCCAGACCAGCTTTTCCGAAGCCGAGATCGGTCGGGTGGTCGACGGGGCCGTGACCACCTTTCTTGCCCGCTATGGCGCGCGGCCTGACTGA
- the mbfA gene encoding iron exporter MbfA has protein sequence MRFFTQRRHFKDLSEEEILALAISSEEDDARIYRSYAEMLRADYPDTAKVFDGMAEEEDGHRKALIAAFRVRFGKVIPLIRREHVAGFYARRPVWLMKNLSLERIREEAEIMERDAGRFYLEAAKRSPDAATRKLLGDLAAAEAGHETRAGELAEAHLGDEARSDEDRLAHRQFVLTWVQPGLAGLMDGSVSTLAPIFATAFATQDPWTTFLVGLAASVGAGISMGFTEAASDDGELSGRGSPMKRGIASGVMTTVGGLGHALPYLIPHFWTATTIAWIIVFFELWAIAWIQNKFMETPFWRASMQVVLGGALVLAAGVLIGSG, from the coding sequence ATGCGCTTTTTCACTCAACGCCGCCATTTCAAGGATCTGAGCGAGGAGGAGATCCTGGCGCTCGCGATTTCTTCGGAGGAAGACGACGCGCGGATCTACCGCAGCTACGCCGAGATGCTGCGCGCCGACTACCCGGACACGGCCAAGGTGTTCGACGGGATGGCCGAGGAAGAGGACGGCCATCGCAAGGCGCTGATCGCGGCCTTCCGGGTGCGCTTCGGCAAAGTCATCCCGCTGATCCGGCGCGAGCATGTCGCGGGATTCTACGCACGGCGGCCCGTGTGGCTGATGAAGAACCTGTCGCTCGAGCGCATCCGAGAGGAGGCCGAGATCATGGAGCGCGATGCCGGGCGGTTCTACCTCGAGGCGGCGAAGCGCAGCCCCGACGCGGCGACCCGCAAGCTGCTCGGCGATCTCGCCGCTGCCGAGGCCGGGCACGAGACCCGAGCGGGGGAACTTGCCGAGGCGCACCTCGGCGACGAGGCGCGGAGTGACGAGGATCGGCTTGCGCATCGCCAGTTCGTGCTGACCTGGGTACAGCCAGGGCTCGCGGGGCTGATGGACGGCTCGGTGTCGACGCTGGCGCCGATCTTCGCCACGGCCTTTGCGACACAGGACCCGTGGACGACGTTTCTCGTGGGGCTCGCGGCCTCGGTCGGCGCGGGGATCTCGATGGGCTTCACCGAAGCGGCCTCGGACGACGGCGAGTTGTCGGGACGGGGCTCGCCGATGAAACGCGGCATCGCGTCGGGCGTGATGACCACCGTGGGCGGCCTCGGCCATGCCCTGCCCTACCTGATCCCGCATTTCTGGACCGCCACGACCATCGCCTGGATCATCGTGTTCTTCGAGCTCTGGGCCATCGCCTGGATCCAAAACAAGTTCATGGAGACGCCCTTCTGGCGCGCCTCGATGCAGGTCGTGCTCGGCGGTGCGCTGGTGCTGGCGGCGGGGGTTCTCATCGGCAGTGGCTGA
- a CDS encoding xanthine dehydrogenase family protein molybdopterin-binding subunit, protein MTRMFRMDEAQPRLLDETGQGVIGKPLDRTDGPRKVSGTAPYAADGLPDGAAHGVLVRATISRGRVTDIDQGPIADIPGLLCVLADERMLRNPAQGMAGAAPVQPGAEVHYYGQPIALAVAETFEAARDAAQRLKVSYETEDGVETRPDMASELEVGDPETAGDFDTAFAESEVTIDSHFTTAPHAAAAMEPHASIAEWDGDTVTLHSSLQMLRFNKKELADSLGIDPDNVRILSPFIGGGFGSKLGLGPEGVAAALAAKKLGRPVRVVMTRQNVFDVVLRRTETAQRVRFGADKDGKIRAISHDDRVSNIEGEGFAEPVTQASQFLYGADGLSFTQTLARISRAPTGSVRAPGEAVGMLAFEAAMDELAEKLGICPVELRLKNLPETHPMTGQPYSARRLADCLKDGAERFGWADRGAPRSRREGDWLIGMGVASAARSNTLVPSATRVRLKGDGAVVETDMTDIGTGSYTILGQVAAEMLGLPIEKVEVRLGDTDLPGASGSGGSFGANSAGSSTFLAAKQIREKIAEMLGCPSDELTLQNRIARGANREVPLTELIEEEIVEEASIEGGKTAESHFSSGFGAHFAEVAVNEWTGEVRVRRMLGVMSMGRILNEKTSRSQALGGMIWGIGSALTEEMSHDPRTGHVVTRDLANYHVPAHADVPGDMQVVFLEERDDMANPIQTKGIGELGISGAGAAVFNAIAHATGARVRDFPALPDRVIAAMDGAA, encoded by the coding sequence ATGACACGCATGTTCCGAATGGATGAAGCGCAGCCGCGGCTGCTGGACGAAACCGGTCAGGGCGTCATCGGCAAGCCGCTCGACCGCACCGACGGGCCCAGGAAGGTCTCGGGCACCGCGCCCTATGCCGCCGACGGGCTGCCCGATGGCGCCGCGCATGGCGTGCTGGTGCGGGCCACGATCTCTCGCGGCCGGGTGACCGACATCGACCAGGGGCCGATTGCCGACATTCCGGGTCTGCTGTGCGTGCTCGCCGACGAGCGGATGCTGCGCAACCCCGCGCAGGGCATGGCCGGTGCCGCCCCGGTCCAGCCGGGCGCCGAGGTGCATTACTACGGACAGCCCATCGCGCTGGCCGTGGCCGAGACCTTCGAGGCGGCACGCGATGCGGCGCAGCGACTCAAGGTGAGCTACGAGACCGAGGACGGCGTCGAGACCCGGCCCGACATGGCCAGCGAACTCGAGGTCGGCGACCCTGAAACCGCTGGAGATTTCGATACGGCCTTCGCCGAGTCCGAGGTGACGATCGACAGCCATTTCACCACCGCGCCGCATGCGGCGGCGGCGATGGAGCCGCATGCCTCGATCGCGGAGTGGGACGGGGATACCGTCACGCTGCACAGCTCGCTGCAGATGCTGCGCTTCAACAAGAAGGAGCTTGCGGACTCGCTCGGGATCGACCCGGACAACGTGCGCATTCTCTCGCCCTTCATCGGTGGCGGCTTCGGCTCGAAGCTGGGCCTCGGTCCCGAGGGCGTCGCGGCGGCGCTGGCGGCGAAGAAGCTCGGTCGTCCCGTGCGCGTCGTGATGACCCGGCAGAACGTCTTCGATGTCGTGCTGCGCCGCACCGAGACCGCGCAGCGCGTGCGCTTCGGCGCCGACAAGGATGGCAAGATCCGCGCGATCTCGCATGACGACCGGGTGTCGAACATCGAGGGCGAGGGCTTCGCCGAGCCGGTCACGCAGGCGTCGCAGTTCCTCTACGGTGCCGACGGTCTCAGCTTCACGCAGACGCTTGCCCGCATCAGCCGCGCGCCGACTGGGTCGGTCCGCGCTCCCGGTGAAGCGGTGGGCATGCTGGCCTTCGAGGCGGCGATGGACGAACTGGCCGAGAAGCTCGGCATCTGCCCGGTCGAGCTGCGCCTGAAGAACCTGCCCGAAACGCACCCGATGACGGGCCAGCCCTACAGCGCCCGCCGCCTGGCGGACTGCCTGAAGGATGGCGCCGAGCGGTTCGGCTGGGCCGACCGTGGCGCGCCGCGCAGTCGCCGCGAAGGCGACTGGCTGATCGGCATGGGCGTCGCCTCGGCCGCGCGGTCGAACACGCTGGTGCCCTCGGCGACCCGCGTGCGCCTCAAGGGCGATGGCGCGGTGGTCGAGACCGACATGACCGACATCGGCACCGGCAGCTACACGATCCTCGGCCAGGTGGCCGCCGAGATGCTGGGCCTGCCCATCGAGAAGGTCGAGGTGCGCCTTGGCGACACCGACCTGCCGGGCGCCTCCGGCTCCGGCGGCTCCTTCGGGGCGAACTCGGCGGGCTCCTCGACCTTCCTCGCGGCCAAGCAGATCCGCGAGAAGATCGCCGAGATGCTCGGCTGCCCGTCCGATGAGCTGACGCTGCAGAACCGCATCGCGCGCGGCGCCAACCGAGAGGTGCCGCTGACCGAGCTGATCGAGGAGGAAATCGTCGAGGAAGCCTCCATCGAAGGCGGCAAGACGGCGGAAAGCCACTTCTCCTCGGGCTTCGGTGCGCATTTCGCCGAGGTCGCGGTGAACGAATGGACCGGCGAGGTCCGCGTCCGCCGGATGCTGGGCGTCATGTCCATGGGCCGCATCCTCAACGAGAAGACCTCGCGCAGCCAAGCGCTTGGCGGGATGATCTGGGGCATCGGCTCGGCGCTGACCGAGGAGATGAGCCACGATCCGCGCACCGGCCACGTGGTGACGCGTGACCTTGCCAACTACCACGTGCCCGCCCATGCCGACGTGCCGGGCGACATGCAGGTGGTGTTCCTCGAAGAGCGTGACGACATGGCAAACCCGATCCAGACCAAGGGGATCGGCGAGCTGGGCATCTCTGGCGCCGGCGCTGCGGTGTTCAACGCCATTGCGCATGCCACCGGCGCGCGGGTGCGTGACTTCCCGGCGCTGCCCGACCGGGTGATCGCCGCGATGGACGGCGCTGCCTGA
- a CDS encoding FAD binding domain-containing protein has product MREFDFTRAGGLSDAAEALGPEASVIAGGTNLLDLMKIEVMTPRALVDITHIEGLSEITAEGEGLRIGALVTNSDLAADKRIRAGWPLLSRAILAGASAQIRNKATTGGNLLQRTRCPYFYDTSTPCNKRSPGEGCAAKNGVGRMLALFGTSEHCLAAHPSDMAVAMTALEAEVEIRSADDSTRRVPMHEFYRGPGDRPDVETVLGADELVTAVILPAPKPDTLQSYRKVRDRASYAFALVSVAAIVKMQGDTIESAKLAFGSVAPHPWMDHDAERMLEGKAPSDALFAEVADAMLPDSAPHPDTEYKRPLLRRTLIATLREATGLVPDAAGVDTARSPA; this is encoded by the coding sequence ATGAGGGAATTCGATTTCACCCGCGCGGGCGGCCTGTCCGACGCAGCCGAGGCGCTTGGACCCGAAGCCAGCGTCATCGCCGGCGGCACCAACCTGCTCGACCTGATGAAGATCGAGGTGATGACGCCGCGCGCGCTCGTGGACATCACCCACATCGAGGGGCTTTCCGAGATCACGGCCGAGGGAGAGGGGCTGCGCATCGGTGCGCTCGTCACCAACTCGGACCTTGCAGCCGACAAGCGCATCCGCGCGGGCTGGCCGCTGCTGTCGCGGGCGATCCTCGCGGGGGCCTCGGCGCAGATCCGAAACAAGGCGACCACCGGGGGCAACCTGCTGCAGCGCACCCGCTGCCCCTATTTCTACGACACTTCCACGCCCTGCAACAAGCGCAGCCCGGGTGAAGGCTGTGCCGCCAAGAACGGCGTCGGCCGGATGCTCGCGCTCTTCGGCACCTCTGAGCACTGCCTTGCCGCGCACCCGTCCGACATGGCGGTCGCGATGACCGCGCTCGAAGCCGAGGTCGAGATCCGCAGCGCCGATGACAGCACCCGCCGCGTGCCCATGCACGAGTTCTATCGCGGGCCGGGCGACCGTCCGGACGTCGAGACGGTTCTCGGCGCAGATGAACTCGTCACCGCCGTGATCCTGCCCGCGCCGAAGCCCGACACCCTTCAGAGCTACCGCAAGGTGCGCGACCGCGCGTCCTATGCCTTTGCGCTGGTTTCGGTCGCGGCCATCGTGAAGATGCAGGGTGACACCATCGAGAGCGCGAAACTCGCCTTCGGCAGCGTCGCGCCGCACCCGTGGATGGACCATGACGCCGAGCGGATGCTCGAGGGTAAGGCGCCCTCCGACGCGCTCTTTGCCGAGGTGGCGGACGCGATGCTGCCCGACAGCGCGCCGCATCCGGATACCGAGTACAAGCGCCCGCTGCTGCGCCGCACCCTGATCGCCACCCTGCGCGAGGCCACGGGTCTCGTGCCCGACGCGGCTGGCGTCGATACCGCAAGGAGCCCCGCATGA
- a CDS encoding (2Fe-2S)-binding protein — translation MKTSFTVNGQAQEVEHDPRRTLLDTLRDQLGLTGTKKGCDHGQCGACTVLVDGKRVNSCLCLTAQQEGTDVTTIEGIGTPEKLSALQKAFVEMDGYQCGYCTPGQIMSATAMLEELSRGDPSYVSESLDAPKLRDDGEMAERMSGNLCRCSAYPLIREAIAMAAEVKS, via the coding sequence ATGAAAACCAGTTTCACCGTGAACGGGCAGGCGCAGGAGGTCGAGCACGATCCCCGCCGCACCCTGCTCGACACGCTCCGCGATCAGCTCGGGCTGACGGGCACCAAGAAAGGCTGCGACCACGGCCAGTGCGGCGCCTGCACCGTGCTCGTCGACGGCAAGCGTGTGAATTCCTGTCTGTGCCTCACCGCCCAGCAGGAGGGCACCGACGTCACCACCATCGAGGGCATCGGCACCCCCGAGAAACTCAGCGCGCTGCAGAAGGCCTTTGTCGAGATGGACGGCTACCAGTGCGGCTACTGCACCCCCGGTCAGATCATGTCGGCCACCGCGATGCTCGAGGAGCTGTCGCGCGGCGATCCCTCCTATGTCTCGGAAAGCCTCGACGCGCCGAAGCTGCGCGACGACGGCGAGATGGCCGAGCGCATGAGCGGCAACCTGTGCCGCTGCTCCGCCTACCCGCTGATCCGTGAAGCCATCGCCATGGCGGCGGAGGTGAAATCATGA
- the polA gene encoding DNA polymerase I: MTQFGKGCHLHLIDGSAFIFRAYHALPPLTRKSDGLPIGAVSGFCNMLQKYVEDNAGPDAPTHVAVIFDKGSHTFRNDLYDQYKANREEMPEDLRPQIPLTREATIAFNIACKELEGYEADDIIATLSRQAREAGGRVTIISSDKDLMQLVGDGVEMLDAMKNRRIDRDGVMEKFGVWPDRVVDVQALAGDSVDNVPGAPGIGIKTAALLINEWGSLEELLDNAEQIKQPKRRQTLIDKREQIELSKRLVQLDEETPLDFTLDDLEVREPDPETLLEFLTKMEFRSLTKRISDSLGVEAPVLPDTTPEGANPPEDDAPEMPAIDPESYVWVKTAEDLAPWIAAAHERGWVAVDTETTGLDEMACDLVGISLCIEPGEACYIPLAHRGDSDGGLFGDGDLAEGQMPMQAALDALKPLFEDPAVMKIGQNMKYDAKVFSRYGIDISPIDDTMLMSYAMNAGLHTHGMDALSERYLSHVPIPIKTLLGSGKKMKTFDQVPIGDAVKYAAEDADITLRLWKIFKPQLHRAHVTRVYEGLERPLVPVLAEMERNGVQVDRNVLSRMSGAFAQKMAQLEEEIHELAGESFNVGSPKQLGEILFDKMGLEGGKKGKTGAYGTGADVLEDLATEHELPARVLDWRQISKLKSTYTDALQGHINAETGRVHTSYVIAGANTGRLASTDPNLQNIPVRSEEGRRIREAFVAPEGKTLVSLDYSQIELRILAHMADIDALKQAFRDGQDIHAMTASEMFNVPMDEMTPEIRRQAKAINFGVIYGISGFGLARNLRIPRKDAQDFIDRYFERFPGIKAYMDDTTEFAKEHKRVETLFGRVIHTPEIAAKGPRAGFAKRAAINAPIQGTAADIIRRAMIRMPEAIEGLPAKMLLQVHDELLFEVETGAEDALIEAARAVMEGAAEPVVKLDVPLVADAGQGSNWAEAH; this comes from the coding sequence ATGACCCAGTTCGGCAAGGGCTGCCACCTGCACCTGATCGACGGATCGGCCTTCATCTTCCGAGCCTATCACGCCCTTCCGCCGCTGACGCGGAAGTCGGACGGGCTGCCCATCGGCGCCGTCTCGGGCTTCTGCAACATGTTGCAGAAATACGTCGAGGACAACGCCGGCCCCGATGCACCGACGCATGTCGCGGTGATCTTCGACAAGGGCTCGCACACTTTCCGCAACGACCTCTACGACCAGTACAAGGCCAACCGCGAGGAGATGCCCGAGGATCTGCGCCCGCAGATCCCGCTGACCCGCGAGGCCACCATCGCGTTCAACATCGCCTGCAAGGAGCTCGAGGGCTACGAGGCCGACGACATCATCGCCACCCTGTCGCGGCAGGCGCGCGAGGCCGGCGGGCGGGTGACGATCATCAGCTCGGACAAGGACCTGATGCAGCTCGTCGGCGACGGGGTCGAGATGCTCGACGCGATGAAGAACCGCCGCATCGACCGCGACGGGGTGATGGAGAAGTTCGGCGTCTGGCCCGACCGCGTGGTCGACGTGCAGGCGCTCGCCGGCGACTCGGTCGACAACGTGCCCGGCGCGCCCGGCATCGGCATCAAGACCGCCGCGCTGCTCATCAACGAGTGGGGCTCGCTCGAGGAGCTGCTCGACAACGCCGAGCAGATCAAGCAGCCCAAGCGCCGGCAGACGCTGATCGACAAACGCGAGCAGATCGAGCTGTCGAAAAGGCTCGTCCAGCTCGACGAGGAGACGCCGCTCGACTTCACGCTCGACGATCTCGAGGTGCGGGAGCCCGATCCCGAGACGCTGCTGGAGTTCCTCACCAAGATGGAATTCCGTTCGCTGACCAAGCGGATCTCGGACTCGCTGGGCGTCGAGGCGCCGGTCCTGCCCGACACCACGCCCGAAGGCGCCAACCCGCCCGAGGACGACGCGCCCGAGATGCCCGCCATCGACCCCGAGAGCTACGTCTGGGTGAAGACGGCCGAGGATCTCGCGCCGTGGATCGCCGCCGCGCACGAACGCGGCTGGGTTGCCGTCGACACCGAGACCACGGGCCTCGACGAGATGGCCTGCGACCTCGTGGGGATCTCGCTCTGCATCGAGCCGGGCGAGGCCTGCTACATCCCGCTCGCCCACCGCGGCGACAGCGACGGCGGGCTTTTCGGCGACGGCGACCTTGCCGAGGGTCAGATGCCGATGCAGGCGGCGCTCGACGCGCTGAAGCCGCTGTTCGAGGACCCGGCGGTGATGAAGATCGGGCAGAACATGAAATACGATGCCAAGGTGTTCTCGCGCTACGGCATCGACATCTCGCCGATCGACGACACCATGCTCATGTCCTACGCGATGAACGCGGGGCTGCACACGCACGGCATGGACGCGCTCTCGGAACGCTATCTTTCGCATGTGCCGATCCCGATCAAGACGCTGCTGGGCAGCGGCAAGAAGATGAAGACCTTTGACCAGGTGCCGATCGGGGACGCGGTGAAATACGCCGCCGAGGACGCCGACATCACCCTGCGGCTGTGGAAGATCTTCAAGCCGCAGCTGCACCGGGCCCATGTCACCCGCGTCTACGAGGGGCTCGAGCGGCCACTGGTGCCGGTGCTGGCCGAGATGGAGCGCAACGGCGTGCAGGTCGACCGGAACGTGCTGTCGCGCATGTCCGGCGCCTTTGCCCAGAAGATGGCGCAGCTCGAGGAAGAGATCCACGAGCTTGCCGGTGAAAGCTTCAACGTCGGCTCGCCGAAACAGCTGGGCGAGATCCTCTTCGACAAGATGGGGCTCGAAGGCGGCAAGAAGGGCAAGACCGGCGCCTATGGCACCGGCGCCGACGTGCTCGAGGACCTGGCGACCGAGCACGAGCTGCCCGCGCGGGTGCTCGACTGGCGGCAGATCTCGAAGCTCAAGAGCACCTACACCGACGCGCTGCAGGGCCATATCAACGCCGAGACCGGCCGGGTGCACACCTCCTACGTGATCGCGGGGGCGAACACCGGCCGGCTGGCCTCGACCGATCCGAACCTGCAGAACATCCCCGTGCGCTCGGAGGAAGGCCGCCGCATCCGCGAGGCCTTCGTCGCGCCCGAGGGCAAGACGCTGGTATCGCTCGACTACAGCCAGATCGAGCTGCGCATCCTCGCCCACATGGCCGACATCGACGCCCTGAAGCAGGCGTTCCGCGACGGCCAGGACATTCACGCGATGACCGCGTCGGAGATGTTCAACGTGCCGATGGACGAGATGACGCCCGAGATCCGGCGGCAGGCCAAGGCCATCAACTTCGGCGTGATCTACGGCATCTCGGGCTTCGGGCTGGCGCGCAACCTGCGCATTCCGCGCAAGGACGCGCAGGATTTCATCGACCGCTACTTCGAGCGGTTCCCGGGCATCAAGGCCTACATGGACGACACCACCGAGTTCGCCAAGGAACACAAGCGGGTCGAGACCCTGTTCGGCCGGGTGATCCACACGCCCGAGATCGCCGCCAAGGGCCCGCGCGCCGGCTTCGCCAAGCGCGCCGCGATCAACGCGCCGATCCAGGGCACCGCGGCCGACATCATCCGCCGCGCGATGATCCGGATGCCCGAGGCAATCGAGGGCCTGCCCGCGAAGATGCTGCTGCAGGTCCACGACGAACTGCTGTTCGAGGTCGAGACCGGCGCCGAGGACGCGCTGATCGAGGCCGCCCGCGCTGTCATGGAGGGCGCGGCGGAACCGGTCGTGAAGCTCGACGTGCCGCTCGTCGCGGATGCGGGTCAGGGCAGCAACTGGGCCGAGGCGCACTGA